Proteins from one Acidobacteriota bacterium genomic window:
- a CDS encoding matrixin family metalloprotease, with the protein MKLAIHQPKQKYLILMCLTLLIAPHLMARWGGGPESGKVQAAGPLAVDETSGTPIVWNPNQIFYNLDHGPLGRLSESEASALVRIAFANWSTVPGAKITVHEGPSLKDKNGNPIDVTVENVDQVLSDEAAPGSAYPLPDGQSPIIFDNDGKILDSLFGPRSGVIGLAGFEVVENQSPNRVVEGVAFFNSQYVDDNPDNSFYDFTNEEFQGVVTHEIGHFLGLGHSQVNGPSIIFDRELFGFGKAPVESIETMNPFSIPKTGVAAGTPARDDQVALAQLYPDPAHPQASTISGRVFQPDGVTPLQGANVIARNVNDPFFDAVSQLSGARYVPPFFNSGLTSDPPGPAALQNLYELPGLSPDQEYVVLMEPTAGGSFSSLTTFEITSEFFNTGESGNPETDNPNLQTPIRPRAGKQTEGINFIVNAASARELLSFPAITVSSGVTSPAIATIGITDPAPPPGVMVSLRSRNKQVLADQDILIPAGKTSVQIQFPRLSPGVAGFEVRAEGYLPTTLVVGAASDQPEFTPFSPNLPVTRKLAVGEIKLSEDEPPFIFQVRVIELGETAATAQRKGSLLATLPEIRGPNQSQGRITQMAFGLDGKTLYVAHGFAGTSVFLVQGEESSSAASTLSPESPWSAPDPEIGRQTQPIQVKSAIVWRLTDSDGDGVAEVIDYFETGTADIQDLVVTSTASGEALILASNFSDARSFFNRQPGTVAPLKAAIVACEDSDGDGKIDGTVTRQVITTDELALRDITEVSGGMAIDQRDRLFFAARNTLKNITSIQLANDTDADGYPDKLELLPFMVTPTTTGLSGLARLRMRESDDRLFFSSVTVQDTRFIPLAGALFTIPDMDGNNQGDALVKVAQDLSLNSVSPNITNSGLEFGPGGEVYVIGAFPGFQAGPLVLPQYTIYQLQPAAEGLAMPWVFDLGVPVDLTNKRVGFLTGLARGTTPTRFQPRLSSFSLTKKTLYLKGLRFRKGLTLTVNGTPVDPSAYSVTPTQIVLPKGKKLLPRRKSAVIRLVNPDGQSAEITVSRS; encoded by the coding sequence TTGAAACTGGCAATCCATCAACCAAAACAAAAGTATCTGATACTGATGTGCCTGACTCTCTTGATTGCTCCACACCTGATGGCGAGATGGGGTGGTGGACCAGAATCGGGGAAAGTCCAGGCGGCGGGACCGCTCGCGGTTGATGAAACCAGCGGAACCCCGATTGTCTGGAACCCCAATCAAATTTTCTATAACCTGGATCATGGACCATTGGGACGGTTGTCGGAATCTGAAGCCAGTGCCCTGGTCCGGATTGCCTTTGCCAACTGGTCCACGGTGCCGGGAGCGAAAATAACAGTTCACGAGGGTCCATCACTGAAGGATAAAAATGGAAATCCAATTGATGTGACGGTTGAGAATGTGGATCAGGTTCTGTCTGATGAAGCGGCACCTGGGAGTGCTTATCCTCTCCCAGATGGGCAAAGCCCAATTATTTTCGACAATGACGGAAAAATCCTCGACTCGTTGTTTGGTCCACGGTCAGGAGTGATTGGTCTGGCGGGTTTTGAAGTCGTGGAAAACCAGTCGCCAAATCGAGTGGTGGAAGGGGTTGCCTTTTTTAATAGCCAGTATGTTGACGACAACCCGGACAATTCATTCTATGACTTTACCAATGAGGAATTTCAGGGGGTGGTCACTCACGAAATCGGTCATTTCCTTGGATTGGGTCATTCTCAGGTCAATGGACCCTCCATCATTTTTGACCGGGAGTTATTTGGGTTTGGAAAAGCACCGGTCGAATCAATTGAAACCATGAATCCATTTAGCATCCCAAAAACTGGGGTGGCGGCTGGAACTCCGGCACGGGATGATCAGGTCGCGCTGGCTCAGTTGTACCCGGATCCAGCTCATCCCCAGGCCAGCACGATTTCCGGCAGAGTCTTTCAGCCCGATGGCGTGACCCCGTTACAGGGGGCTAATGTCATTGCTCGAAATGTGAATGATCCGTTTTTTGATGCTGTTTCCCAATTGTCAGGCGCCCGCTATGTTCCTCCCTTTTTCAATTCCGGTTTGACCAGTGATCCTCCAGGGCCCGCCGCATTGCAAAATTTATACGAATTGCCAGGACTCAGTCCGGATCAGGAATATGTGGTCTTGATGGAACCAACTGCTGGCGGGTCGTTTAGCTCACTCACCACTTTTGAAATCACCAGTGAGTTTTTTAACACAGGCGAATCCGGCAACCCCGAGACTGATAACCCCAATCTGCAAACCCCTATTCGTCCACGGGCTGGAAAACAAACCGAGGGGATCAATTTTATCGTCAATGCCGCTTCAGCCCGGGAACTTCTTTCATTTCCGGCAATTACGGTTTCATCTGGTGTGACGTCGCCAGCCATCGCGACCATTGGAATTACTGATCCAGCGCCACCACCGGGAGTGATGGTTTCCCTGCGCTCTCGCAACAAGCAGGTTTTGGCCGACCAGGACATACTCATTCCGGCTGGAAAGACATCGGTTCAAATCCAGTTTCCTCGATTAAGCCCAGGGGTGGCCGGGTTTGAGGTCCGGGCGGAAGGGTATCTTCCGACCACGCTGGTAGTTGGGGCCGCCAGTGACCAGCCTGAATTCACTCCGTTCTCACCAAATCTGCCTGTCACTCGCAAACTGGCCGTGGGTGAAATCAAACTCTCTGAAGACGAGCCACCTTTTATTTTTCAGGTTCGAGTGATTGAACTTGGCGAAACCGCAGCCACCGCACAACGGAAGGGGAGTTTGCTGGCAACCCTTCCGGAAATCAGAGGCCCCAACCAGTCTCAAGGACGCATCACCCAAATGGCGTTTGGTTTGGATGGAAAAACCCTCTATGTGGCGCATGGGTTTGCCGGAACTTCAGTTTTTCTGGTTCAGGGGGAAGAATCGTCTTCGGCTGCCAGCACTCTCAGCCCGGAAAGCCCCTGGTCAGCACCGGATCCTGAAATCGGTCGTCAAACCCAGCCGATCCAGGTCAAAAGCGCCATTGTCTGGCGATTGACCGACTCAGATGGTGATGGGGTTGCCGAGGTGATTGATTATTTCGAGACCGGCACGGCTGATATCCAGGATCTGGTCGTCACTTCGACGGCAAGTGGTGAAGCCTTGATCCTGGCCAGTAATTTTTCCGATGCCAGAAGCTTTTTTAATCGCCAACCAGGCACTGTGGCACCCTTGAAGGCGGCGATTGTGGCCTGTGAGGATTCAGACGGCGATGGAAAAATTGATGGCACCGTGACCCGACAGGTAATCACAACTGACGAACTGGCGCTCCGGGATATCACCGAAGTGAGTGGTGGGATGGCCATTGACCAGCGGGATCGGTTGTTTTTCGCGGCTCGAAATACACTGAAAAACATTACCTCGATTCAACTGGCGAACGACACCGACGCCGATGGGTATCCGGATAAACTGGAACTCTTGCCGTTTATGGTCACACCGACCACAACCGGACTCAGTGGTTTAGCCAGACTTCGCATGCGTGAGTCGGATGACCGCCTGTTTTTTTCAAGTGTGACAGTTCAGGACACGCGGTTTATTCCGCTGGCCGGCGCCCTGTTTACGATTCCGGATATGGATGGAAACAACCAGGGAGATGCGCTGGTCAAAGTCGCTCAGGACCTCAGCCTGAACTCGGTGAGTCCAAACATTACGAATTCAGGGCTGGAGTTTGGACCGGGTGGGGAAGTCTATGTAATTGGTGCCTTTCCGGGGTTTCAAGCTGGTCCCCTGGTGCTGCCTCAATACACGATCTATCAGCTTCAACCAGCCGCAGAGGGCCTGGCAATGCCGTGGGTTTTTGATTTGGGAGTGCCGGTTGACCTGACCAACAAACGGGTTGGGTTCTTGACCGGATTGGCTCGCGGCACCACACCCACCCGGTTTCAACCACGCTTGAGTTCCTTTTCACTCACGAAGAAAACGCTCTACCTCAAGGGCCTTCGATTCAGAAAAGGTTTAACCTTGACCGTGAACGGGACGCCCGTTGATCCTTCGGCCTATAGCGTGACACCCACTCAAATTGTACTTCCAAAAGGCAAGAAACTCCTCCCCCGGCGTAAATCCGCTGTGATTCGACTGGTCAACCCTGATGGACAGAGTGCCGAGATCACGGTGAGTCGTTCTTGA
- a CDS encoding replication initiator protein A, with translation MRKKTPKPGATGLFDTTESPRKKTPKRTPKAVENLPEETERTDQIRISQDEFNLAIFPIAVLDKRAQKITSYLTFTENINSNGREITRTWTVLAHPIEGLPSTTDEDVYVALMELSHEQGASKKVYFSRYDLIRRLGWPMNAKHYERLESSLKKLAAVRIEAKNAYVDRQTNKLVDVGMSIIQEFKIFDETSGKKGEAKSYILWSDRVAQSLNEKMFKKLDAGFYFTLASPIAKRLFRYLDKKFGGGDYFVINARKLAFEHIGMSRDLLYTSQIMQRLEPGIDELVDRQFLADWKLTEETLHFYKNPKFGQRIMQLALPLYSAVDDMQEDDLSPEERAYHDLGLHLERQLAERGMIPTVAGRLVESMLTQGKLDAIEKSISFFDRHYRTRKLINPGGFLYTLIVNDLSGREREDPAPTAPPAKPQKSLDAPALEEITDPEQLQLLELGYIDYLERTGEELLVRMRKTELKQRIDQEREKLLASDKRRIYERWSAEVLSDHLRRLVGRSLAAQQAESFASWCAQQGVILATEGADE, from the coding sequence ATGCGCAAGAAAACGCCCAAGCCGGGTGCGACAGGTTTGTTTGATACGACTGAATCACCTCGCAAAAAAACGCCGAAACGAACCCCCAAAGCCGTTGAAAATTTGCCTGAAGAAACCGAACGCACTGATCAGATTCGAATCTCGCAAGATGAATTCAATCTGGCGATTTTTCCAATTGCGGTTTTGGATAAACGCGCTCAAAAAATCACGTCCTATTTGACCTTCACTGAAAACATCAACTCCAATGGTCGAGAGATTACTCGAACGTGGACCGTGCTGGCTCACCCGATTGAAGGTTTACCAAGTACGACGGATGAAGATGTCTATGTGGCCTTGATGGAGTTGTCACACGAGCAAGGGGCATCGAAGAAAGTGTATTTCAGCCGGTACGATCTGATTCGCCGCCTGGGATGGCCCATGAACGCCAAACACTACGAACGACTCGAAAGCTCGCTCAAAAAACTGGCGGCGGTTCGCATCGAGGCCAAAAACGCCTATGTTGACCGGCAAACCAACAAGCTGGTTGACGTGGGGATGAGTATCATCCAGGAATTCAAGATCTTTGACGAAACCTCGGGCAAAAAGGGCGAAGCCAAAAGTTACATCCTCTGGAGCGACCGGGTCGCCCAAAGCTTGAACGAAAAAATGTTCAAAAAGCTGGACGCCGGGTTTTACTTCACCCTGGCCTCGCCGATTGCCAAGCGGTTGTTTCGATACCTCGACAAGAAGTTTGGGGGCGGGGATTATTTTGTGATCAACGCCCGAAAACTGGCATTTGAACACATCGGAATGTCACGGGATCTGCTTTACACCTCGCAGATTATGCAGCGCCTGGAGCCGGGCATTGACGAACTGGTTGATCGGCAGTTTTTGGCCGACTGGAAGCTGACCGAGGAAACCCTGCATTTTTACAAAAACCCCAAATTCGGGCAGCGGATTATGCAACTGGCCCTTCCGCTCTATAGCGCGGTGGACGATATGCAGGAAGACGATTTGTCACCCGAAGAGCGGGCGTATCACGACCTTGGACTTCATCTCGAACGGCAACTGGCCGAGCGGGGAATGATTCCGACCGTGGCCGGGCGGCTGGTGGAGAGTATGCTCACCCAGGGCAAACTGGATGCCATCGAAAAATCAATCAGCTTTTTTGACCGCCACTATCGCACCCGCAAACTCATCAACCCGGGTGGGTTTCTTTACACCTTGATCGTGAACGATCTGAGCGGTCGTGAGCGTGAAGATCCGGCCCCGACTGCACCACCGGCCAAACCGCAAAAGTCGCTTGATGCACCGGCCCTCGAAGAAATCACCGATCCGGAACAACTGCAGTTGCTTGAGCTTGGCTACATTGACTACCTCGAGCGGACGGGTGAGGAATTGCTGGTGCGGATGAGAAAAACCGAACTCAAGCAGCGCATTGACCAGGAGCGCGAAAAGCTTCTCGCTTCCGACAAGCGACGGATTTATGAACGGTGGTCGGCGGAAGTGCTCAGCGATCATTTGCGGCGACTGGTTGGCCGGAGTCTGGCGGCGCAGCAAGCTGAATCGTTTGCTTCCTGGTGCGCCCAGCAGGGGGTTATCCTGGCCACGGAAGGTGCGGACGAGTAG
- a CDS encoding FHA domain-containing protein yields the protein MKQQHQAKFTIISPHGQRTEYPITATPVSIGRNEQNMIVLFDERASRFHAVIEQNGSSFVIRDDLSRNGTFVNGLELPRKVNRVLIDGDEIRVGNFRLQFHLTQTSAANLDYDDRPIAEGTVVFKSAADLLKPLTTLSGDVSRLASGGFPSVPSGSKLNQVEAAASPFTMIDQSFATEMEILAKRSRILEFVYELNKMLNRVFKIEEIYEKIAEQIFKISNAGRIIFAQPNEEEVEINWGKYRDESVLKKYDGIPVSRTIIRRVIRDRVSLLSVDPMADPGLKQHDTFRLGRIRSVMCVPMLGQEEKALGAIYVDRPDPISFTNEDLNFLTALAANSAMAVENIKVHEKLLHDAEARLAYQRFLPPFVVEQIMADPDSLALGGVNQIVTVLFADIRGFTTLSERKSPQEIVSLLNRYFERAAAAIFKYNGTLDKFIGDGIMALFGAPKPSDADAVNAIQAAIELKRQVTEFNQELEAENSDIQLTIGIGINTGEVTVGYIGSKLRTDYTVIGDPVNLAARLESNAKNGQILIGEQTYVAARAYMLGLHDDVLNSSLDGTAWSESGSQKFDFSMRPIGGLKVKGKTKSVQVYQVYWDGQPPESRLEPASPPPQGSPDPKAEAGSERRKEPRILLAIKIQVRGNGIDGRPFDEVCVTEDISVSGACLALVHEVRVGDHLVIRGTDSVFQAQAEIRSVKFAHNHYRTGIQFISNYPVWQLK from the coding sequence ATGAAGCAGCAACATCAAGCCAAATTTACCATCATTTCACCCCACGGCCAGCGAACTGAATACCCCATAACGGCAACACCTGTCTCTATTGGACGCAATGAGCAGAACATGATTGTGCTGTTTGACGAGCGGGCGTCACGCTTTCATGCGGTCATTGAACAAAACGGCAGTTCCTTTGTCATTCGTGATGACCTCAGCCGTAATGGAACATTTGTCAATGGGTTAGAACTTCCTCGCAAGGTCAACCGGGTTTTGATTGATGGAGATGAAATCCGGGTCGGTAACTTCCGACTGCAGTTCCATCTCACCCAAACTTCCGCTGCCAACCTCGACTACGATGACCGGCCAATTGCTGAAGGAACGGTCGTTTTTAAGAGTGCCGCCGATTTATTAAAGCCTCTGACCACGCTTTCAGGGGATGTTTCCCGGCTGGCCAGTGGGGGCTTTCCTTCAGTTCCCTCGGGTTCCAAATTGAATCAGGTTGAAGCCGCCGCTTCACCGTTCACCATGATTGACCAGTCGTTTGCCACCGAAATGGAGATCCTGGCCAAACGCAGCCGCATCCTGGAGTTTGTTTATGAACTCAACAAGATGCTGAACCGGGTTTTCAAAATCGAGGAAATTTACGAAAAGATTGCCGAGCAGATTTTTAAGATCTCAAATGCGGGGCGAATCATCTTTGCCCAGCCGAATGAAGAAGAGGTAGAGATCAACTGGGGGAAATATCGGGATGAATCGGTGTTAAAGAAATATGACGGTATTCCGGTCAGCCGAACCATTATTCGGCGGGTGATTCGGGACCGGGTCTCGTTGCTTTCGGTTGACCCGATGGCTGACCCAGGGCTGAAGCAGCATGATACCTTTCGATTAGGCCGGATTCGGTCGGTGATGTGTGTGCCGATGCTTGGCCAGGAGGAAAAGGCGTTGGGTGCCATTTATGTTGATCGCCCGGACCCGATCAGTTTTACCAACGAAGATCTCAACTTTCTCACCGCGCTGGCTGCCAATTCCGCCATGGCGGTCGAAAACATCAAAGTTCACGAGAAATTGTTGCATGATGCCGAAGCCCGGCTGGCTTATCAGCGGTTTCTGCCCCCGTTTGTGGTTGAACAAATTATGGCTGACCCAGACAGCCTGGCTCTGGGCGGAGTCAATCAAATTGTCACGGTGCTCTTTGCCGATATTCGTGGGTTTACCACCCTGTCGGAACGGAAATCACCTCAGGAAATCGTCAGCTTGTTGAATCGGTACTTTGAGCGGGCCGCCGCCGCCATTTTCAAATACAACGGCACCCTGGATAAATTTATTGGCGATGGCATCATGGCGTTGTTTGGCGCTCCAAAACCGTCTGATGCGGATGCCGTGAATGCCATTCAGGCCGCGATTGAACTGAAACGGCAGGTGACTGAATTCAACCAGGAGCTCGAAGCTGAAAACTCGGATATACAACTCACCATTGGAATTGGCATTAACACGGGTGAGGTCACGGTCGGGTATATCGGGTCAAAATTGCGAACCGATTATACGGTGATCGGAGACCCGGTGAATTTGGCGGCCCGGTTGGAGTCAAATGCGAAAAATGGTCAGATTTTGATTGGAGAACAAACTTATGTTGCCGCTCGGGCTTATATGCTTGGGTTGCACGACGATGTGTTGAATAGCAGTCTGGATGGAACCGCCTGGTCTGAATCCGGAAGCCAGAAGTTTGATTTTTCCATGCGGCCTATTGGAGGCTTGAAAGTAAAGGGCAAAACCAAGTCGGTTCAGGTCTATCAGGTCTATTGGGATGGCCAACCCCCGGAGTCCAGATTGGAACCGGCCTCTCCGCCACCTCAAGGGAGCCCCGATCCAAAGGCCGAAGCCGGCTCCGAACGCCGCAAGGAACCACGTATCTTGCTGGCCATTAAAATTCAGGTCCGGGGCAACGGCATTGATGGCCGCCCTTTTGACGAGGTGTGTGTGACCGAAGATATCAGTGTGTCTGGCGCCTGTCTGGCCCTGGTCCATGAGGTTCGCGTTGGGGACCATCTGGTCATTCGCGGAACCGATAGCGTATTTCAGGCCCAGGCCGAGATTCGGTCAGTGAAATTTGCCCACAACCACTATCGGACCGGCATTCAATTTATTTCCAATTATCCAGTCTGGCAATTAAAGTGA
- a CDS encoding SDR family oxidoreductase, whose product MFEGKPLTGDVAVVTGGGTGLGRSMALRFAELGARVVVTSRALDNLEAVVNEISEKGGEAHAIACDVRDYGRVEEVAAEVADRFGPTTILVNNAAGNFLAPTETLSANAFNSVVGIVLNGSFHCTSVFGKQMIAAGNGGRILSIVTTYAWMGSAFVVPSACAKAGVLAMTRSLAVEWGRHKIRVNAIAPGPFPTPGAWEKLMPSPEFEAEAKRRNPSRRFGEHIELANLAAYLVSPYSDYINGECVVIDGGEWLMGGEFNHLATLPPEMLAAMASKIRKPKKDG is encoded by the coding sequence ATGTTTGAAGGTAAACCACTTACGGGTGATGTTGCAGTTGTGACCGGTGGCGGTACCGGCCTTGGTCGGTCAATGGCGCTTCGGTTTGCTGAATTAGGTGCCAGGGTGGTCGTCACCAGTCGAGCCCTGGATAATTTGGAAGCCGTCGTCAACGAAATCTCTGAAAAAGGTGGCGAAGCCCACGCCATCGCCTGTGATGTTCGCGATTATGGCCGCGTCGAGGAAGTCGCCGCCGAAGTCGCCGACCGCTTTGGCCCAACCACCATCCTGGTCAACAATGCCGCGGGAAACTTCCTGGCACCAACCGAAACCCTGTCGGCAAACGCCTTTAACAGCGTGGTTGGCATTGTGCTCAATGGAAGTTTTCATTGTACCTCAGTGTTTGGAAAGCAAATGATTGCGGCTGGAAATGGGGGCCGCATCCTGAGTATCGTTACAACCTATGCCTGGATGGGCTCAGCCTTTGTGGTGCCGTCAGCCTGTGCCAAAGCGGGTGTGCTGGCGATGACCCGCTCGCTGGCCGTGGAATGGGGGCGGCATAAAATTCGAGTCAATGCTATTGCCCCAGGCCCCTTCCCTACGCCAGGTGCCTGGGAAAAATTGATGCCCAGCCCCGAGTTTGAAGCCGAGGCCAAACGCCGCAATCCATCACGCCGCTTTGGTGAGCATATTGAGTTGGCGAACCTGGCGGCATACCTGGTTTCGCCCTACAGTGACTATATCAATGGGGAATGTGTGGTCATTGATGGTGGCGAGTGGTTGATGGGAGGCGAATTTAACCATCTGGCAACCCTTCCACCAGAAATGTTAGCTGCCATGGCCTCGAAAATCCGCAAACCAAAGAAAGACGGGTAA
- a CDS encoding PhoH family protein, producing the protein MKKLLLPEKGIEVLFGSFDENIKYLETLLNVRVGMRGSDLMVEGSDEDTRLVEQILEDFVSLMNEGVTPGSDELKVAFKQIADDRTLTLRTYFTKTVRFNPTGKKMVSARSTNQRRYLEAIDTNDIVFGIGPAGTGKTFLAVAMALQALWNKRVTRIILTRPAVEAGERLGFLPGDLQDKVDPYLRPLYDALFDLAEYDKIAKMLEKRIIEIAPLAFMRGRTLSDAFIILDEAQNTTSEQMKMFLTRIGHSSRAIITGDVTQIDLPFGKTSGLIEVQQILEGIEGISFIKFTHRDVVRHRLVQMIIQAYDRHSKLTHDPA; encoded by the coding sequence TTGAAGAAATTGCTCCTTCCTGAAAAAGGCATCGAAGTTTTGTTTGGTTCTTTTGATGAAAACATCAAGTATCTTGAAACCTTACTCAATGTCCGTGTTGGAATGCGTGGCAGTGACCTGATGGTGGAGGGTAGCGACGAAGATACACGGCTGGTAGAACAGATTCTTGAAGACTTCGTCAGTTTGATGAATGAAGGTGTGACACCAGGCAGCGACGAACTGAAAGTGGCTTTTAAACAGATTGCCGATGATCGGACCCTGACGCTGCGAACCTATTTCACCAAAACGGTGCGATTTAACCCGACCGGGAAGAAGATGGTGTCTGCCCGGTCCACTAACCAGCGGCGCTATCTCGAAGCAATTGATACCAATGATATTGTATTTGGAATTGGGCCAGCCGGTACGGGAAAAACCTTTTTAGCCGTGGCCATGGCGTTGCAGGCGCTGTGGAACAAACGGGTCACTCGCATTATTTTGACCCGGCCCGCCGTGGAAGCCGGAGAACGGCTTGGGTTTTTGCCCGGGGATTTGCAAGATAAGGTGGATCCCTATCTCAGACCGCTTTATGATGCCCTGTTTGACCTGGCTGAATACGATAAAATTGCCAAGATGCTGGAAAAGCGCATCATCGAAATTGCCCCGCTCGCCTTTATGCGGGGTCGAACTCTGTCAGATGCATTTATCATTTTGGATGAAGCCCAAAATACAACTTCAGAGCAAATGAAAATGTTTCTCACCCGAATTGGTCACAGTTCACGGGCAATCATTACCGGTGACGTGACCCAAATTGACCTTCCCTTTGGAAAAACCTCTGGCTTGATTGAGGTTCAGCAGATTTTGGAGGGAATCGAAGGGATTTCGTTTATTAAATTTACCCACCGCGACGTGGTTCGCCACCGGTTGGTTCAAATGATTATTCAGGCTTATGATCGGCATTCAAAATTGACGCATGATCCGGCTTGA